One segment of Amycolatopsis alba DSM 44262 DNA contains the following:
- a CDS encoding acetyl-CoA C-acetyltransferase, translating into MATKRTAPVRKVAIIGGNRIPFARSNGPYSKASNQDMFTAALDGLVSRFSLQDEVIGEVAAGAVLKHARDFNLARESVLGSRLNPATPASDVQMACGTGLQAIVNVANKIALGQIDSAIAGGVDTTSDAPLAVNDDLRQILVQLNAAKTLPERLKLAAKLRPGHIVPEIPRNSEPRTGLSMGEHAALTAKVWEITREAQDELAATSHQRLGAAYDKGFFDDLVTPYLKLARDQNLRPDSSVEKLAKLKPAFGGPEGTMTAGNSTPLSDGASTVLLATEQWAKARKLPVLAYLTFSQTAAVDYVHGDEGLLMAPAYAVPQMLTRAGLTLQDFDFYEIHEAFASQVLATLKAWEDPAFAKEKLGLDEPLGSIDRAKLNVNGSSLAAGHPFAATGGRIVATLAKLLNEKGSGRGLISICAAGGQGVTAILEK; encoded by the coding sequence ATGGCCACGAAAAGGACGGCACCCGTGCGCAAGGTAGCGATCATCGGCGGCAACCGGATCCCCTTCGCCCGGTCGAACGGGCCGTACTCGAAGGCGTCGAACCAGGACATGTTCACCGCCGCCCTCGACGGCCTGGTCAGCCGCTTCTCCCTGCAGGACGAGGTGATCGGCGAGGTCGCCGCCGGCGCGGTGCTCAAGCACGCCCGCGACTTCAACCTCGCCCGCGAAAGCGTCCTCGGCAGCAGGCTGAACCCCGCCACCCCGGCGTCGGACGTGCAGATGGCCTGCGGTACCGGCCTCCAGGCGATCGTCAACGTCGCCAACAAGATCGCGCTCGGCCAGATCGACTCGGCCATCGCGGGCGGCGTCGACACCACGTCCGACGCGCCGCTGGCCGTCAACGACGACCTGCGCCAGATCCTCGTCCAGCTCAACGCCGCGAAGACGCTCCCCGAACGGCTGAAGCTCGCCGCGAAGCTGCGTCCCGGCCACATCGTCCCCGAGATTCCGCGCAACTCCGAGCCGCGCACCGGCCTGTCGATGGGCGAGCACGCCGCGCTGACCGCGAAGGTCTGGGAGATCACGCGCGAGGCGCAGGACGAACTCGCCGCGACCAGCCACCAGCGTCTCGGCGCCGCGTACGACAAGGGCTTCTTCGACGACCTGGTGACGCCGTACCTCAAGCTGGCCCGCGACCAGAACCTGCGACCGGACTCCAGTGTCGAGAAGCTCGCGAAGCTGAAGCCCGCCTTCGGTGGCCCCGAAGGCACGATGACCGCAGGCAACTCGACGCCGCTCTCCGACGGCGCCTCGACGGTCCTGCTCGCGACCGAGCAGTGGGCGAAGGCCCGGAAGCTGCCGGTGCTGGCGTACCTGACGTTCTCGCAGACCGCGGCCGTCGACTACGTCCACGGTGACGAAGGCCTGCTGATGGCGCCCGCGTACGCAGTCCCGCAGATGCTCACGCGCGCCGGGCTCACCCTGCAGGACTTCGACTTCTACGAGATCCACGAAGCCTTCGCTTCGCAGGTGCTCGCCACCCTCAAGGCGTGGGAGGACCCGGCGTTCGCCAAGGAGAAGCTGGGTCTCGACGAACCGCTCGGCTCCATCGATCGGGCGAAACTGAACGTCAACGGCTCGTCACTGGCGGCCGGGCACCCGTTCGCCGCGACCGGCGGCCGCATCGTCGCCACCCTCGCGAAGCTGTTGAACGAGAAGGGATCCGGCCGCGGACTCATCTCGATCTGCGCCGCGGGCGGTCAGGGCGTCACCGCGATTCTCGAAAAGTAG
- a CDS encoding daunorubicin resistance protein DrrA family ABC transporter ATP-binding protein, protein MFAVQAKALVKTYGSTKALDGVDLEIPAGKVLGLLGPNGAGKTTTVRILTTLLRPDSGEAEVAGHDVLAQPDAVRRSIGLSGQYAAVDENLTGFENLYMVGRLYGSKKAAAKSRARELLARFRLEDAADRPAKTYSGGMRRRLDLAGALVAEPTVVILDEPTTGLDPRGRIDTWEVIKELVADGTTVLLTTQYLEEADQLADSIVVIDKGKVIARGTADELKQEIGGERLELVVASADDLAATTQVLAEVGSGTPSVDEHTRKVDVLVEGGPKALIEALRRLDGHGVAVQDVALHRPTLDDVFLSLTGHATDEGEKK, encoded by the coding sequence ATGTTCGCAGTGCAGGCGAAAGCGCTGGTCAAGACCTACGGGTCCACCAAGGCGCTCGACGGAGTCGATCTGGAGATCCCGGCGGGCAAGGTGCTGGGCCTGCTGGGGCCGAACGGCGCAGGCAAGACGACAACGGTCCGCATCCTGACCACCCTGCTCCGCCCGGATTCGGGCGAGGCGGAGGTGGCCGGGCATGACGTGCTGGCCCAGCCCGACGCCGTCCGGCGGTCGATCGGGTTGTCCGGGCAGTACGCCGCCGTGGACGAGAACCTCACCGGGTTCGAGAACCTGTACATGGTCGGCAGGCTGTACGGGAGCAAGAAGGCCGCCGCGAAGTCGAGGGCGCGCGAGCTGCTCGCGCGGTTCCGGCTGGAGGACGCGGCGGACCGCCCCGCCAAGACGTATTCCGGTGGTATGCGGCGACGGCTCGACCTCGCGGGGGCGCTGGTCGCCGAGCCGACCGTGGTGATCCTCGACGAACCGACCACCGGGCTCGACCCGCGCGGCCGGATCGACACCTGGGAGGTCATCAAGGAACTCGTCGCCGACGGCACCACGGTCCTGCTGACCACGCAGTACCTGGAGGAGGCCGACCAGCTCGCCGACTCGATCGTGGTGATCGACAAGGGGAAGGTCATCGCGCGCGGCACGGCCGACGAGCTCAAGCAGGAGATCGGCGGCGAGCGGCTGGAGCTGGTCGTCGCGTCCGCCGACGACCTCGCGGCGACCACTCAGGTGCTCGCCGAGGTCGGCTCGGGAACGCCGTCGGTCGACGAGCACACCCGCAAGGTCGACGTCCTGGTCGAGGGCGGGCCGAAGGCACTGATCGAGGCACTGCGGCGGCTGGACGGCCACGGCGTCGCCGTCCAGGACGTCGCGCTGCACCGGCCGACGCTCGACGACGTCTTCCTTTCGCTGACAGGGCACGCCACGGACGAGGGGGAGAAAAAGTGA
- a CDS encoding ABC transporter permease has product MSSVAKAFSDGGVITWRNLKNVQRNPDWLMAATLQPIMFVLLFAYVFGDAIGGEAGGLAYREFLIAGIFAQTVAFNSAFTVIGFANDLQKGIIDRFRSLPISRLAVIFGRTTSDLVISVVALVVMSLCGLLVGWRIRGSFLDAVLGYLVMLMFAWALSWVGAWIGLVARSVEVAQSAGLMWMFPLSFISTAFVPADKLPGVLKAIADWNPFTAVINSARDLFGNRFGVAPTGWPAEHASLYAILCCIAIIAIFAPLATAQYKKVASR; this is encoded by the coding sequence GTGAGCTCGGTCGCGAAAGCCTTTTCCGACGGTGGCGTGATCACCTGGCGGAACCTGAAGAACGTCCAGCGCAACCCGGACTGGCTGATGGCGGCGACACTGCAGCCGATCATGTTCGTGCTGCTGTTCGCGTACGTCTTCGGCGACGCGATCGGCGGCGAGGCAGGCGGGCTCGCGTACCGCGAGTTCCTGATCGCCGGCATCTTCGCGCAGACGGTCGCGTTCAACTCGGCGTTCACCGTGATCGGGTTCGCGAACGACCTGCAGAAGGGCATCATCGACAGGTTCCGGTCGCTGCCGATCTCGCGCCTCGCGGTGATCTTCGGGCGGACGACGTCCGACCTGGTGATCAGCGTCGTGGCGCTGGTCGTCATGTCGCTGTGCGGGCTGCTCGTCGGCTGGCGGATCCGCGGCAGTTTCCTCGACGCGGTGCTCGGCTACCTGGTGATGCTGATGTTCGCCTGGGCGCTGTCCTGGGTCGGCGCGTGGATCGGGCTCGTCGCGCGCAGTGTCGAGGTGGCGCAGAGCGCCGGGCTGATGTGGATGTTCCCGCTCAGCTTCATCTCGACGGCGTTCGTCCCGGCGGACAAGCTGCCGGGCGTGCTGAAGGCGATCGCCGACTGGAATCCGTTCACCGCGGTGATCAACTCGGCGCGTGACCTGTTCGGGAACCGCTTCGGCGTGGCCCCGACGGGCTGGCCCGCCGAGCACGCCTCGCTGTACGCGATCCTGTGCTGCATCGCCATCATCGCGATCTTCGCGCCGCTGGCGACGGCCCAGTACAAGAAGGTCGCGAGCCGCTGA
- a CDS encoding YciI family protein → MRFLMMHRLDESAPEAWNPSKEFIEQMGAFVEDSFKKGILITAEGVHPSERGAKVRKVRGGKITATDGPFTETKEVIGGFALINAKDLAEAVAFAETYAALFDEIEVEVRTVVEMEDIEAFTS, encoded by the coding sequence ATGCGGTTTCTGATGATGCACCGGCTGGACGAGAGCGCCCCGGAAGCCTGGAACCCCAGCAAGGAGTTCATCGAGCAGATGGGCGCCTTCGTCGAGGACTCGTTCAAGAAGGGCATCCTCATCACGGCGGAGGGCGTGCACCCGTCGGAGCGGGGCGCGAAGGTCCGCAAGGTGCGCGGCGGCAAGATCACCGCGACCGACGGCCCGTTCACCGAGACCAAGGAGGTCATCGGCGGATTCGCGCTCATCAACGCGAAGGATCTGGCGGAGGCCGTCGCTTTCGCCGAGACCTACGCGGCGCTGTTCGACGAGATCGAGGTCGAGGTGCGGACCGTCGTCGAGATGGAGGACATCGAGGCCTTCACCTCATGA
- a CDS encoding DoxX family membrane protein has protein sequence MILRRVARPLLAAIFISGGIGALRDTQGHAKAAEPFLTESFDKLEGVVPESVPRDPATLVRIDAAVKVGAGVALAAGKAPRLASLLLLGSLVPTTLAAHRFWEIKEPAERQQQQIQFIKNAGLAGGLLLAAADTAGKPSLGWRAKRAASKTEKHAEKLAKKAEKRLTK, from the coding sequence GTGATTCTCCGTCGCGTCGCACGTCCGCTCCTCGCCGCGATCTTCATCTCCGGCGGGATCGGCGCGCTGAGGGACACCCAGGGGCACGCCAAAGCCGCGGAGCCGTTCCTCACCGAGTCCTTCGACAAGCTGGAGGGTGTGGTGCCGGAGTCGGTGCCGCGCGATCCCGCCACCCTCGTCCGGATCGACGCCGCGGTGAAGGTCGGCGCCGGGGTCGCGCTCGCCGCGGGCAAGGCACCGCGCCTGGCCTCGCTGCTGCTGCTCGGCAGCCTCGTCCCGACGACGCTGGCGGCACACCGGTTCTGGGAGATCAAGGAACCGGCCGAACGTCAGCAGCAGCAGATCCAGTTCATCAAGAACGCCGGTCTCGCCGGTGGCCTGCTGCTGGCCGCCGCCGACACCGCCGGCAAGCCGTCGCTCGGCTGGCGCGCCAAGCGGGCCGCGTCGAAGACGGAGAAGCACGCCGAGAAGCTGGCGAAGAAGGCCGAAAAGCGCCTGACCAAGTAG
- a CDS encoding glycerophosphodiester phosphodiesterase family protein has translation MRTFALVMAAALTLGTAGVADAQPRRTFDIQAHRGGLGLTVESTLASFGKAMELGVTTLELDLQITKDGREVITHDRKTTPAKCRDTAPATPGDPAYPYVGKYVKDLTFAQVRTLDCGSIRQPNFPGQTLSPGARMPTLAELFQLAREHRAWGIKFNIETKVEAAAPQETAPREQFVQRAVREILRGGFAHNVTVQSFDWGSLMLLRKVAPWIPTVALTQPEFLQVGQPGKSPWLGGLDIDDFGGSPVRAVKSFGASALSPVHGNPQGGKVGDPDYRPFTTKALVSEAHRAGIKVVPWTIDDPATMHKLIDDGVDGLITDYPDRLRQVAADRGFKLPRAYPAR, from the coding sequence ATGAGGACATTCGCGCTGGTCATGGCCGCTGCGCTGACCCTGGGCACGGCCGGGGTCGCCGACGCGCAGCCGCGTCGCACCTTCGACATCCAGGCCCATCGCGGCGGGCTCGGGCTCACCGTCGAGAGCACGCTCGCGTCGTTCGGCAAGGCGATGGAGCTGGGGGTGACCACGCTCGAACTCGACCTCCAGATCACCAAGGACGGTCGCGAGGTGATCACCCACGACCGCAAGACGACGCCCGCGAAGTGCCGCGACACCGCGCCCGCGACGCCCGGCGACCCGGCGTACCCGTATGTCGGCAAATACGTGAAGGACCTGACGTTCGCGCAGGTCCGCACGCTGGACTGCGGCTCGATCCGCCAGCCGAACTTCCCCGGCCAGACGCTCTCCCCCGGCGCCAGGATGCCGACGCTGGCCGAGCTGTTCCAGCTCGCGCGCGAGCACCGCGCCTGGGGAATCAAGTTCAACATCGAGACCAAGGTCGAGGCCGCCGCCCCGCAGGAGACCGCGCCGCGCGAGCAGTTCGTCCAGCGGGCGGTGCGCGAGATCCTGCGCGGCGGATTCGCGCACAACGTCACGGTCCAGAGCTTCGACTGGGGCTCGCTGATGCTCCTGCGGAAGGTCGCGCCGTGGATCCCGACGGTCGCGCTGACGCAGCCGGAGTTCCTGCAGGTCGGGCAGCCGGGCAAATCGCCGTGGCTCGGTGGGCTCGACATCGACGACTTCGGCGGCAGCCCCGTCCGCGCGGTGAAGTCGTTCGGCGCGAGCGCGCTCTCGCCGGTGCACGGCAACCCGCAGGGTGGCAAGGTCGGCGACCCCGACTATCGGCCGTTCACGACGAAGGCGCTGGTCAGCGAGGCGCATCGCGCGGGGATCAAGGTCGTTCCCTGGACGATCGACGACCCGGCCACCATGCACAAGCTCATCGATGACGGCGTCGACGGTCTCATCACCGACTACCCGGACCGGTTGCGGCAGGTCGCGGCCGACCGCGGCTTCAAGCTGCCGAGGGCGTATCCGGCCCGATAG
- a CDS encoding MerR family transcriptional regulator, whose amino-acid sequence MPNEKEWSIQDIARSAGTTSRTLRHYGDIGLLEPSRVGSNGYRYYDQDALVRLQRILLLRELGLSLPAIGEVLEGEQDTTAALRTHLKWLEQERQRLGRQIESVRTTLKKTERGEQLMATEVFDGFDHTKYEKEVTERWGADAYKQGDRWWKSLSAEDKKAHQEDQKDIAAAFGEARDRGLPADGDEAQAITQRLYEWLRPAVRAVSKGYFAGLGQLYVDDPRYGQYDEKHGSGTAEYIRDAMAVYAERNLSE is encoded by the coding sequence ATGCCGAACGAGAAGGAGTGGTCGATCCAGGACATCGCCCGCTCGGCCGGGACCACGAGCCGCACGCTGCGCCACTACGGCGACATCGGGCTGCTCGAACCGAGCCGGGTGGGGAGCAACGGATACCGCTACTACGACCAGGACGCGCTGGTACGGCTGCAACGGATCCTGCTGCTTCGCGAACTCGGGCTGAGCTTGCCCGCGATCGGCGAAGTGCTCGAAGGGGAGCAGGACACGACAGCGGCGCTACGCACGCACCTGAAGTGGCTGGAGCAGGAGCGACAGCGGCTCGGACGGCAGATCGAATCGGTCAGGACGACCTTGAAGAAGACAGAGAGAGGTGAACAACTGATGGCAACGGAAGTGTTCGACGGCTTCGACCATACGAAGTACGAGAAGGAGGTCACCGAACGCTGGGGCGCCGACGCCTACAAGCAGGGTGACCGGTGGTGGAAGTCGCTGAGCGCCGAGGACAAGAAGGCGCACCAGGAGGACCAGAAGGACATCGCGGCCGCGTTCGGCGAGGCCCGCGACCGGGGCCTGCCCGCGGACGGCGACGAGGCTCAGGCGATCACGCAGCGGCTGTACGAGTGGCTCCGGCCGGCCGTGCGGGCCGTGTCGAAGGGCTACTTCGCCGGTCTCGGGCAGCTGTACGTCGACGACCCGCGCTACGGGCAGTACGACGAGAAGCACGGCTCGGGCACCGCGGAGTACATCCGCGACGCGATGGCGGTCTACGCCGAGCGCAACCTGAGTGAGTAA
- a CDS encoding ATP-binding protein, which translates to MDPIRNPFAPGAGQRPPELAGRVRELQAFEVVLERVARGRPERSLMLTGLRGVGKTVLLGELRSKAIKHGWGAGKIEARPDTELRRPLSAALHRAIRDLAVRHRAPDRVEQVLGVLKAFALRANKPDAKLRDRWQPGIDVPAAQGRADSGDIEIDLVELFTEVAELAADVGTGVALLIDEIQDLLPEDVSALCAACHELSQSGAPLVVVGAGLPHVPAVLSASKSYSERLFRYARIDRLEREDADLAVMAPIEREDAGIEPEALDALFDASGGYPYFIQAYGKAAWDAAPADPITVKDVQVAAPEAEAELAVGFFGSRYERATPAEREYLLAMAELTQGRDEPAGTADVAVYLGRKPSSLSPARDSLMKKGLVYSAERGHIAFTVPHFGHYLLGRD; encoded by the coding sequence GTGGATCCCATCCGCAACCCCTTCGCCCCTGGCGCCGGTCAACGGCCGCCTGAGCTGGCAGGTCGCGTGCGCGAACTCCAGGCCTTCGAGGTCGTGCTCGAACGGGTCGCCCGCGGAAGACCGGAACGCAGCCTGATGCTGACGGGCCTGCGCGGCGTGGGGAAGACCGTGCTGCTGGGCGAACTGCGCTCGAAGGCCATCAAGCACGGCTGGGGCGCGGGCAAGATCGAAGCCCGCCCGGACACCGAACTCCGGCGGCCGCTCTCGGCCGCGTTGCACCGCGCGATCCGCGACCTCGCCGTGCGACATCGCGCGCCGGACCGTGTCGAGCAGGTGCTCGGCGTACTCAAGGCGTTCGCGCTGCGCGCCAACAAACCGGACGCGAAGCTCCGCGACCGCTGGCAACCCGGTATCGACGTGCCCGCCGCGCAGGGCCGTGCCGATTCGGGCGACATCGAGATCGACCTGGTCGAGCTGTTCACCGAGGTCGCGGAGCTGGCCGCAGACGTCGGCACCGGGGTCGCGCTGCTGATCGACGAGATCCAGGATCTGCTGCCCGAGGACGTTTCCGCGCTCTGCGCCGCCTGCCATGAGCTCTCGCAGTCCGGGGCGCCGCTGGTCGTGGTCGGTGCGGGGCTGCCGCACGTACCCGCCGTCCTCTCGGCGTCGAAGTCGTACTCGGAGCGTCTCTTCCGTTACGCGCGTATCGACAGGCTGGAGCGCGAAGACGCCGACCTCGCGGTGATGGCGCCCATCGAACGTGAGGACGCGGGTATCGAACCGGAGGCGCTGGACGCCCTGTTCGACGCGTCCGGCGGCTATCCGTACTTCATCCAGGCGTACGGCAAGGCAGCCTGGGACGCCGCACCCGCCGACCCGATCACCGTGAAGGACGTCCAGGTCGCCGCCCCGGAGGCCGAAGCGGAACTCGCTGTCGGCTTCTTCGGGTCCCGCTACGAGCGCGCGACACCCGCCGAACGTGAGTACCTGCTCGCGATGGCCGAGCTGACGCAGGGCCGGGACGAGCCGGCCGGAACCGCCGATGTGGCCGTCTACCTGGGGAGGAAGCCTTCGTCACTGTCGCCTGCACGGGACAGCCTGATGAAGAAGGGCCTGGTCTACTCCGCCGAGCGCGGGCACATCGCCTTCACCGTCCCGCATTTCGGCCACTACTTGCTCGGCCGGGACTAG
- a CDS encoding bifunctional helix-turn-helix transcriptional regulator/GNAT family N-acetyltransferase, with the protein MNRSADRVATVRAFNRLYTGVIGVLDEGPADAEYSLSEARVLFEIAQRDPTQVTDLRKRLDLDAGYASRLLAKLEERGLLTRERSDEDARRQIVRLTENGHQAFAVLDARSVDRIGSLLGRFGDDEQERLLGAMDTITSLVGERASDPTLVLRPPRPGDFGWVVHRHGALYSREYGWDERFEALVARVVADYVENRGEPRQAGWIAELDGERVGSVFCMPAEDGTTAKLRMLLLEPAARGRGVGKRLVTECVEFARASGYPAMELWTVSLLDAARAIYRKAGFRLVSEETIPGFGHELTGETWRLELR; encoded by the coding sequence GTGAATCGATCCGCGGACCGGGTGGCGACCGTCCGGGCCTTCAACCGCCTGTACACCGGCGTGATCGGCGTCCTCGACGAAGGACCGGCCGACGCCGAGTACTCCCTGAGCGAAGCCAGGGTGCTCTTCGAGATCGCGCAGCGGGATCCGACTCAGGTCACCGACCTGCGCAAACGTCTCGACCTCGATGCCGGGTACGCGAGCAGGCTGCTCGCGAAGCTCGAAGAACGAGGTCTTCTCACGCGCGAACGCAGCGACGAGGACGCTCGCCGTCAGATCGTCAGGCTGACCGAAAACGGCCACCAGGCCTTCGCCGTCCTCGACGCCCGATCGGTGGACCGGATCGGCTCACTGCTCGGCCGGTTCGGCGACGACGAGCAGGAACGGCTGCTCGGTGCGATGGACACGATCACCTCGCTGGTCGGCGAGCGCGCGTCGGATCCCACGCTGGTCCTGCGCCCGCCGCGGCCGGGCGACTTCGGCTGGGTGGTCCATCGCCACGGCGCCCTCTACTCACGCGAGTACGGCTGGGACGAACGCTTCGAAGCCCTCGTCGCCCGCGTGGTCGCGGACTACGTCGAGAACCGCGGTGAACCCCGCCAAGCGGGCTGGATCGCCGAACTCGACGGGGAGCGCGTCGGCAGTGTCTTCTGCATGCCCGCCGAAGACGGCACGACCGCGAAGCTGCGGATGCTGCTCCTCGAACCGGCCGCACGGGGACGCGGCGTCGGAAAACGCCTGGTCACCGAATGCGTCGAGTTCGCGAGGGCGTCCGGCTATCCGGCGATGGAGCTGTGGACGGTCTCGCTTCTGGACGCGGCGAGGGCGATCTACCGGAAGGCGGGCTTCCGGCTGGTCAGCGAAGAGACGATCCCCGGCTTCGGCCACGAGCTGACCGGGGAGACCTGGCGGCTGGAGCTGCGGTGA